In the genome of Syngnathoides biaculeatus isolate LvHL_M chromosome 14, ASM1980259v1, whole genome shotgun sequence, one region contains:
- the tsn gene encoding translin: MSVSDMFSYIQGFLSADQDVREEIRKVVQVLEQTTREILTVVQSVHQPSGFKDIPEKCTKARELFGTVRTHIADLKTKFPVDQYYRFHEHWRFVLQRLTFLAAFVVFLESEALVTREEVARTLDIEVMRDKGFHLDVEDYLAGVLIMASELSRLAVNSVTAGDYDRPLRISNFINELDSGFRLLNLKNDPLRKRYDGLKYDVKKIEEVVYDLSIRGLAKEAKSDQ, from the exons ATGTCGGTCAGCGACATGTTCTCCTACATTCAAGGCTTCTTGAGTGCCGACCAGGACGTCCGAGAG GAAATCCGGAAAGTGGTGCAGGTACTGGAGCAGACTACCAGAGAAATCCTTACTGTTGTCCAAAGTGTGCATCAGCCATCGGGATTCAAAGACA TCCCTGAGAAGTGTACAAAGGCCAGAGAGTTGTTTGGCACAGTCCGGACACACATTGCCGACTTGAAGACCAAATTTCCTGTGGACCAGTACTACAG gTTTCACGAGCACTGGCGCTTCGTCCTGCAGCGCTTGACCTTCCTGGCCGCATTTGTTGTCTTCCTGGAGAGCGAGGCCCTTGTCACCCGTGAGGAAGTTGCACGCACCCTGGACA TTGAAGTCATGCGCGACAAAGGTTTTCATCTGGACGTGGAGGACTACCTGGCGGGTGTGCTGATTATGGCCAGTGAACTG TCACGCTTGGCGGTCAACAGCGTGACGGCGGGCGACTACGACCGGCCACTGCGCATCTCCAACTTCATCAACGAGCTGGACTCTGGTTTCCGCCTGCTCAACCTAAAGAACGACCCGCTGCGCAAACGCTACGACGGCCTCAAGTACGACGTCAAGAAGATCGAGGAGGTGGTCTATGACCTCTCCATTCGTGGACTTGCCAAGGAGGCCAAGAGCGACCAGTAG
- the si:dkey-91i10.2 gene encoding uncharacterized protein si:dkey-91i10.2, producing MEPCVSQLPPSPTPLTAFPRHQVSAHYPGQQWFPLASRCNSSTFLSNLRHCPRSIPGVTLDIPMGGRLYRSMENLNWNPVLDSGLCSSSEFIVRYTATSHWYDGPPDGSNPESLAYYPRHGPHRKDVPIFPQMLFPSGVDEWDARKGLREKLRLQSARSAAEPLKTVPVRTTDSAPVELNPECRPAGGTRLTCPQEIKQEVLRRLQLRRQNSSPNLTLLGAPHSPNMLPVSRTAGPILARHNEPFQNGSVGRLYIPTFEEFKRMRMKEQHQESTAGSEDSGPPRAGTPSSETGSPIRTGPSARPPLQASSTQGGTGYNGRRRRSSLEPIGSIPLRASRDHGGRPSSCCPALLLEGTDLSSYGAKIYKMKDDLIGSALDLIKKSCSADISSEAPVRLSAERDRDAPVTPPWPPTAVTMETAAGAEAGQQTPAAEEEDEEDGEGEGTGECLLGVCRRSSSDAAYELLRAAVPECACERSQTLSKRRPQAHHSDPMPAEASDRKQLEMKAKLENAPQGRRHRRERDSAPAALRGHSEPPGEERPAGSSHHVGSDDMAGRGRHHRWSTISSLSADSGVVGLSEEDDNGAEPRRRRHGAEVERADSGIGPGLSRAWKRPSLCADCGRRDDTSEGSGACERCARSRAERKEAVLEFLNTESSYGEDLRIIKEEFYGPMRGAGLLSAEQLAVVFANVQELADVNERFTEHLQDAIERALDQGDEDLLTVSVGEIFLEFVNMLPAFQTYCLQQSASVNMLNALEKEKELLRIFLDVSQNDNTALRRMNLRSFLMAPLQRVTKYPLLLSRLLKVTPEKQPEFGRLREAKSRVEAHLEHINTKTKQQDGNGVASWSLRSFRRDSRKNREPVDAEMREASISTLGWTREDTRFVMEGPLQLSQPADGQWVKKGSKALKFQNVQSLLMVRTRQPAGGERLCEAGESVQDGVLVLIKDKSSGKFAVMREPIRLSNCVVSMDPECQDTFEVLDIWREAFVFRAADKSRTHNWFHHMKRYARDLGAWRKRRNALPNIMINTNQSRS from the exons ATGGAGCCTTGTGTCTCCCAACTacccccatcccccaccccccttacCGCCTTCCCCCGGCACCAAGTCTCTGCCCACTATCCCGGACAACAGTGGTTCCCACTGGCATCTCGGTGTAACAGCAGCACCTTTTTGTCTAACTTGAGACACTGCCCCCGGTCAATACCGGGAGTGACTCTGGACATCCCAATGGGGGGGCGTTTGTACCGTAGTATGGAGAATCTGAACTGGAACCCGGTACTCGATTCAGGTCTGTGCTCATCCAGTGAGTTTATTGTGCGCTATACGGCCACCAGTCACTGGTATGACGGACCGCCAGATGGGTCCAACCCGGAAAGCTTGGCATACTACCCCCGACATGGTCCCCACAGGAAGGATGTACCCATTTTCCCACAGATGCTTTTTCCTAGTGGGGTTGATGAATGGGATGCACGGAAAGGTCTGAGAGAAAAGCTTCGCCTCCAGAGTGCACGGTCGGCAGCGGAGCCTTTGAAGACCGTTCCCGTGCGAACCACTGACTCCGCTCCTGTTGAACTGAACCCAGAGTGCCGGCCAGCCGGCGGCACGCGTCTCACCTGCCCCCAAGAGATCAAACAGGAAGTTTTGAGGAGACTTCAACTGCGACGGCAAAACAGCAGCCCGAACCTGACTCTCCTTGGGGCTCCACACAGCCCAAACATGCTCCCCGTGTCCCGCACAGCAGGTCCCATTTTGGCCAGACACAACGAACCATTTCAAAACGGTTCTGTGGGACGTTTGTACATCCCCACCTTTGAGGAATTTAAGAGGATGAGGATGAAAGAGCAGCACCAGGAGTCCACAGCAGGTTCTGAGGACTCCGGTCCCCCACGGGCAGGGACCCCCTCCTCTGAAACGGGTTCTCCGATCCGCACGGGTCCCTCTGCGCGGCCCCCTCTGCAAGCGTCTTCAACCCAGGGAGGAACCGGTTATAATGGCCGACGTAGGAGGTCCAGTCTGGAACCAATCGGTTCGATTCCACTCCGGGCCAGCAGGGACCATGGAGGTCGCCCCTCCAGTTGCTGCCCCGCACTGCTCCTGGAGGGAACGGACCTGTCCAGCTACGGCGCCAAGATCTACAAAATGAAGGACGACCTCATTGGCTCAGCTCTGGATCTCATCAAGAAGAG CTGCAGTGCAGACATCTCCTCCGAGGCCCCTGTCAGGCTGTCAGCTGAGCGGGACAGAGACGCCCCCGTCACCCCCCCCTGGCCCCCCACCGCCGTCACCATGGAAACCGCGGCAGGAGCCGAGGCTGGCCAGCAGACGCCCGCCGCAGAAGAAGAGGACGAAGAAGACGGAGAAGGCGAGGGAACGGGAGAATGC CTGCTGGGGGTCTGCCGGCGTTCCAGCTCCGACGCCGCGTATGAGCTGTTGCGGGCGGCTGTACCGGAGTGCGCGTGCGAGCGGTCACAGACCTTGAGCAAACGTCGCCCGCAAGCGCATCACAGTGACCCCATGCCGGCTGAGGCGTCCGATCGCAAACAGCTGGAAATGAAGGCGAAGCTGGAGAACGCGCCGCAGGGACGACGTCATCGGAGGGAGAGAGACAGTG CCCCGGCGGCACTTCGCGGGCACTCAGAGCCGCCCGGCGAGGAGCGCCCAGCGGGCTCATCCCACCACGTGGGTTCAGACGACATGGCGGGCCGCGGCCGACATCACCGCTGGAGCACAATCAGCAGCCTGAGCGCCGACAGCGGTGTGGTGGGCCTCAGTGAGGAAGATGACAACGGCGCCGagcctcggcggcggcggcatggCGCCGAAGTGGAGCGGGCCGACAGCGGCATTGGACCGGGCCTCTCGCGAGCATGGAAGAGACCGTCGTTATGCGCCGACTGCGGCCGGCGGGACGACACGTCCGAGGGCAGTGGCGCATGCGAACGATGTGCCAGATCGCGGGCCGAGCGTAAGGAAGCCGTGTTGGAGTTCCTGAATACGGAGAGCAGTTACGGAGAGGACCTGAGGATCATCAAGGAGGAATTTTACGGGCCTATGCGCGGTGCTGGGCTGCTGAGCGCCGAGCAGCTGGCCGTGGTGTTTGCCAACGTCCAGGAGCTGGCGGACGTCAACGAGAGATTCACGGAACATCTGCAGGACGCCATTGAACGCGCACTGGACCAG GGAGACGAAGATCTGCTGACGGTGTCCGTGGGAGAGATCTTCCTGGAATTTGTCAACATGCTGCCGGCCTTCCAGACGTACTGCCTGCAGCAGTCCGCCTCCGTCAACATGCTCAACGCactggagaaggagaaggaattGCTCAG GATCTTCTTGGACGTCTCACAGAACGACAACACGGCGTTGCGTCGCATGAACCTTCGCTCCTTCCTTATGGCGCCGCTCCAGCGCGTCACCAAATACCCTCTGCTCCTCAGCCGCCTGCTCAAAGTCACTCCGGAGAAGCAGCCTGAATTCGGGCGGCTCCGCGAGGCCAAGAGCCGCGTGGAGGCCCACCTGGAGCACATAAACACCAAGACCAAACAGCAGGACGGGAATGGCGTGGCCTCCTGGTCCCTGCGCTCCTTCCGCCGCGACAGCCGCAAAAACCGCGAGCCGGTGGACGCTGAAATGCGCGAGGCGTCTATCAGTACCCTTGGGTGGACTCGGGAGGACACCCGCTTTGTCATGGAGGGACCCTTGCAGCTTTCCCAGCCTGCTGACGGGCAGTGGGTGAAGAAGGGAAGCAAGGCTCTCAAGTTCCAAAACGTTCAGAGTCTTCTCATGGTGAGGACGCGGCAGCCCGCTGGGGGAGAGCGGCTGTGCGAAGCAGGAGAAAGCGTGCAAGACGGAGTATTGGTACTGATTAAGGACAAAAGCAGCGGGAAGTTCGCCGTGATGCGCGAGCCCATCCGCCTGTCCAACTGCGTGGTGTCCATGGACCCCGAGTGTCAGGATACCTTCGAGGTTCTGGATATCTGGCGGGAGGCGTTTGTGTTCCGAGCGGCAGACAAGTCCCGGACGCACAACTGGTTCCACCACATGAAACGCTACGCACGCGACTTAGGAGCCTGGCGCAAGAGACGCAACGCTTTGCCCAACATCATGATCAACACCAATCAGAGTCGATCCTGA